A portion of the Oscillospiraceae bacterium genome contains these proteins:
- a CDS encoding peptidylprolyl isomerase, with translation MRKKRWVALALAAVLALAGCSFGGSGGGGTTVQKIDRPAVESAEEQFTHPAAGDTVAVFDTSAGVFKAVLFPDKAPQAYDNFTGLVQQGYYNGLTVSRVESGFVVEAGQGTDGKGTTIWSGSRYPAETTDSLHHYSGALCMGVDASGECASVFYVVQTLPGDQSVTQELVDKMNASGYRAEVVAAYQTVGGAPYLDYTDTVFGQVYEGMDVVDTIGQTGVDENQKPTEDITINSVSIETYQ, from the coding sequence ATGCGTAAAAAACGATGGGTGGCACTGGCACTGGCCGCGGTGCTGGCACTGGCGGGCTGCAGCTTTGGCGGTTCCGGCGGGGGCGGCACCACGGTGCAGAAGATCGACCGCCCGGCGGTGGAGTCGGCGGAAGAGCAGTTCACGCACCCGGCGGCAGGAGACACCGTGGCGGTGTTCGATACCTCGGCGGGCGTGTTCAAGGCGGTGCTCTTCCCGGACAAGGCCCCGCAGGCCTACGACAACTTTACCGGCCTTGTGCAGCAGGGCTATTACAACGGCTTGACCGTCTCCCGTGTGGAGAGCGGTTTTGTGGTGGAGGCCGGGCAGGGCACCGACGGAAAAGGCACCACCATCTGGAGCGGCAGCCGCTACCCGGCGGAGACCACTGACAGTCTGCACCACTACTCCGGTGCGCTGTGCATGGGCGTGGATGCTTCCGGCGAGTGCGCCAGCGTGTTCTATGTGGTGCAGACCCTGCCGGGGGACCAGTCGGTGACCCAGGAGCTGGTGGACAAGATGAACGCCTCGGGCTACCGTGCCGAGGTGGTGGCCGCTTACCAGACCGTCGGCGGCGCACCCTATCTGGACTACACCGATACCGTGTTCGGGCAGGTGTACGAGGGCATGGACGTGGTGGACACCATCGGCCAGACCGGCGTGGACGAAAACCAGAAGCCCACCGAGGATATCACCATCAACAGTGTGAGCATTGAAACGTATCAGTGA
- the ispE gene encoding 4-(cytidine 5'-diphospho)-2-C-methyl-D-erythritol kinase, with protein MRKQNVVTVLAPAKLNLALDVVGLLPNGYHDLDMTMQAITLYERVVLRRSPYLNLRLPGSLVAPNNKNTAIKAALAFFHYTGLLAGVDITIYKNTPVRAGMAGGSADAAAVLVGLNELYGARLSMSELCALGASIGADVPFALMGGTCRVQGVGDLLKPLPPVPDCWFTVVMPDYGVSTPEAFAAYDKVGSTVHPDCETQEAAVRAGDLDAVCAAAGNALEECSGAKDTGAIKALLREKGAVTALMTGSGSAVFGIFRDETSARAAAAAAKHRWKQVYTAQPDKGGARVV; from the coding sequence ATGCGAAAGCAGAATGTGGTGACCGTTCTGGCCCCGGCAAAGCTCAATCTGGCGCTGGACGTGGTGGGCCTGCTGCCCAATGGCTACCATGATCTGGACATGACCATGCAGGCCATCACCCTGTACGAGCGGGTGGTGCTGCGCCGCAGCCCTTACCTGAATCTGCGGCTGCCGGGCAGTCTGGTGGCTCCCAACAACAAAAATACCGCCATCAAGGCGGCGCTGGCGTTTTTCCACTACACCGGCCTGCTGGCGGGGGTGGACATCACTATTTATAAGAATACCCCGGTGCGGGCAGGCATGGCCGGCGGCAGCGCCGATGCCGCCGCTGTGCTGGTGGGCCTGAACGAGCTGTACGGTGCCCGGCTCTCCATGAGCGAGCTGTGCGCACTGGGCGCGTCCATTGGCGCAGATGTGCCCTTTGCCCTCATGGGCGGTACCTGCCGGGTGCAGGGCGTGGGCGACCTGCTCAAGCCCCTGCCGCCGGTGCCGGACTGCTGGTTCACGGTGGTGATGCCGGATTACGGTGTTTCCACCCCGGAGGCCTTTGCCGCCTACGACAAGGTGGGAAGCACGGTGCACCCGGACTGTGAGACCCAGGAAGCCGCCGTCCGCGCCGGAGATCTGGACGCGGTGTGCGCCGCTGCCGGCAACGCCCTGGAAGAGTGCAGCGGTGCCAAGGACACCGGGGCCATCAAGGCTCTGCTGCGTGAAAAGGGCGCTGTGACGGCTCTGATGACCGGCAGTGGGTCGGCGGTGTTCGGCATCTTCCGGGATGAGACATCCGCCCGCGCCGCAGCAGCGGCGGCAAAGCACCGCTGGAAGCAGGTATACACCGCGCAGCCGGACAAGGGCGGCGCGCGGGTCGTCTGA
- a CDS encoding DUF1292 domain-containing protein: MSDEIKNPNTEDEEYQPDLMTLEDEDGNEVTFEVIDALDHKGVHYLAVVEYTENEEDAEDAQLVILSVGEDDEGEYLDVVEDDETLLEVSKLFEQRLSDDYEID; this comes from the coding sequence ATGTCTGACGAAATCAAGAACCCGAATACCGAGGACGAGGAATATCAGCCCGACCTGATGACCCTTGAGGACGAGGACGGCAACGAGGTCACCTTTGAGGTGATCGACGCACTGGACCACAAGGGCGTGCATTATCTGGCTGTGGTGGAATACACCGAAAATGAAGAGGACGCAGAGGATGCCCAGCTGGTGATCCTGAGCGTTGGCGAGGACGACGAAGGCGAATATCTGGACGTGGTAGAGGACGACGAGACTCTGCTGGAAGTCAGCAAGCTGTTTGAGCAGCGCCTGAGCGACGATTACGAGATCGACTGA
- a CDS encoding redoxin domain-containing protein — protein MSSEHLVGTSIPRFTFDTPTKPGNDFYALCEGEQPLVMIFLPAFDHPVTREYLTHYLKTYARLRGVRLACVVRSSARTVAQATQGAEFPFPIICDAPGVLYSYLGVEQARGLRSWSFAAQRIYKTAKEQGYRYDSSAPQILPLTLVVGHLGKILFTHSGRSQTDLPEDCTAIREIAREVTSTLAAGPEGPRTRCSDETLTLPDLVGWDDVDNDR, from the coding sequence ATGAGTTCTGAGCACTTGGTGGGCACTTCGATCCCCCGTTTTACTTTCGACACCCCTACAAAGCCCGGCAACGATTTCTACGCCCTGTGTGAGGGGGAACAGCCTCTGGTCATGATCTTTCTGCCCGCTTTTGACCACCCGGTCACGCGGGAATATCTGACCCATTACCTCAAGACCTACGCCCGCCTGCGGGGCGTCCGGCTGGCCTGCGTGGTGCGCTCCTCGGCCCGGACGGTGGCGCAGGCCACCCAGGGGGCTGAATTTCCGTTTCCCATCATCTGCGACGCCCCGGGGGTGCTGTACAGCTATCTGGGCGTGGAGCAGGCCCGGGGCCTGCGGAGCTGGAGTTTTGCGGCCCAGCGCATCTACAAGACTGCAAAGGAGCAGGGCTACCGCTATGACAGCTCTGCCCCGCAGATTTTACCGCTGACGCTGGTGGTGGGGCACCTGGGCAAGATCTTGTTCACCCACTCCGGCCGCAGCCAGACCGACCTGCCGGAGGACTGCACCGCCATCCGGGAGATCGCCCGGGAGGTCACCTCCACCCTGGCCGCCGGGCCGGAAGGTCCCCGGACCCGCTGCTCGGACGAGACCCTCACCCTGCCGGACCTGGTGGGGTGGGACGATGTGGATAACGACCGGTAA
- a CDS encoding aminotransferase class I/II-fold pyridoxal phosphate-dependent enzyme yields the protein MDYDKLIAPAAQAMRPSGIRKFFDLAAEMPECISLGVGEPDFKTPWAVREAGIESLEHGRTRYTSNAGLKELRAEISRYLERRMGLRYDPMRQILVTVGGSEAIDMCIRTLIQPGDEVIIPEPCFVCYEPITTLSGGVPVHVACRQEDEFRLKADALKAAITPRTKLVIMPFPNNPTGAVMEREDLEAVAEVLRDTNVMVLSDEIYAELNYGLRPHVSIASLPGMAERTIVVNGFSKSYAMTGWRLGYACGPEPIIKIMTKIHQSAIMSAPTTSQYAAITALRDCDGEIDRMRDEYNMRRRLVVRSFNDMGLTCFEPRGAFYAFPCIKSTGLTSQEFCTRLLEEKHVAIIPGDAFGASGEGYCRVSYAYSVEHLTEALKRIREFLQENGLVQGN from the coding sequence ATGGACTACGATAAACTGATCGCGCCTGCCGCCCAGGCCATGCGCCCCTCCGGCATCCGCAAATTTTTTGATCTGGCCGCCGAGATGCCGGAGTGCATCAGCCTGGGGGTAGGCGAGCCGGACTTCAAGACCCCGTGGGCCGTGCGCGAAGCCGGCATCGAGAGCCTGGAGCACGGCCGTACCCGGTACACCTCCAACGCTGGCTTAAAGGAGCTGCGGGCCGAGATCAGCCGCTATCTGGAGCGGCGCATGGGCCTGCGGTACGACCCCATGCGGCAGATCCTGGTGACGGTGGGCGGCAGCGAAGCCATTGATATGTGCATCCGCACCCTGATCCAGCCCGGGGATGAGGTGATCATCCCGGAGCCCTGCTTTGTGTGCTACGAGCCCATCACCACCCTGTCCGGCGGCGTTCCGGTCCATGTGGCCTGCCGCCAGGAGGACGAGTTCCGTCTGAAGGCCGATGCCCTGAAGGCAGCTATCACCCCCCGGACCAAGCTGGTGATCATGCCCTTCCCGAACAACCCCACCGGCGCGGTGATGGAGCGGGAGGACTTGGAAGCCGTGGCCGAGGTACTGCGGGACACCAATGTGATGGTGCTGTCGGATGAGATCTACGCCGAGCTGAACTACGGCCTGCGGCCCCATGTGTCCATTGCCTCCCTGCCGGGCATGGCAGAGCGCACCATCGTGGTCAACGGCTTCTCCAAGAGCTACGCCATGACCGGCTGGCGGCTGGGCTACGCCTGCGGCCCGGAGCCCATCATCAAGATCATGACCAAGATCCACCAGAGCGCCATCATGAGCGCCCCCACCACCAGCCAGTATGCCGCCATTACGGCCCTGCGGGACTGCGACGGCGAGATCGACCGCATGCGCGACGAGTACAACATGCGCCGCCGTCTGGTGGTGCGCTCCTTCAACGACATGGGCCTGACCTGCTTTGAGCCGCGGGGCGCGTTCTACGCCTTCCCCTGCATCAAGAGCACCGGCCTTACCAGCCAGGAGTTCTGCACCCGGCTGCTGGAAGAAAAGCATGTGGCCATCATCCCCGGCGACGCCTTTGGCGCATCCGGCGAGGGCTACTGCCGCGTGTCCTACGCCTACAGCGTGGAGCACCTGACCGAGGCGCTCAAGCGCATCCGGGAGTTCCTGCAGGAAAACGGCCTGGTTCAGGGCAACTGA
- a CDS encoding Lrp/AsnC family transcriptional regulator: protein MEQLLKILEDNARLPIEDIATMLNKSPAEVAAMIDLARAQGIIKGYKTLVDWEKAGVNRVEAVIELNVSPKKSRGFDEIAATIAAFDEVESVLLMSGGYDLQLVIKGQTFQEIALFVAKRLSPLDDVLSTATHFVLRTYKKEGRLYQDDEIDERECTVL from the coding sequence ATGGAACAGCTTTTGAAGATTCTGGAAGACAACGCGCGGTTGCCCATCGAGGACATTGCCACCATGCTGAACAAATCCCCCGCCGAGGTGGCGGCCATGATCGACCTGGCCCGCGCGCAGGGCATCATCAAGGGCTACAAGACGCTGGTGGACTGGGAAAAGGCCGGGGTCAACCGGGTGGAAGCCGTCATCGAGCTGAACGTCAGCCCCAAGAAGAGCCGCGGCTTTGACGAGATCGCGGCCACCATCGCGGCCTTTGACGAGGTGGAGAGCGTGCTGCTGATGAGCGGCGGTTACGACCTGCAGCTGGTGATCAAGGGACAGACCTTCCAGGAGATCGCCCTGTTTGTGGCAAAGCGCCTGAGCCCGCTGGATGACGTGCTGTCCACCGCCACCCACTTTGTGCTGCGCACCTACAAAAAGGAAGGCCGCCTGTATCAGGACGATGAAATTGATGAAAGAGAGTGCACGGTGCTGTGA
- a CDS encoding ACT domain-containing protein, whose amino-acid sequence MKAFITVMGHDTVGVVAKVSGLCSELNINIEDVTQSILQGMFAMIMLVDLSHCNVGHEELHRRTDALAAEMKMQINVTRQEVFDAMHTI is encoded by the coding sequence ATGAAAGCATTTATTACTGTCATGGGACACGACACTGTGGGCGTGGTGGCAAAGGTCTCCGGCCTGTGCAGCGAGCTGAACATCAACATCGAGGACGTGACCCAGAGCATCCTGCAGGGGATGTTTGCCATGATCATGCTGGTGGACCTGAGCCACTGCAACGTAGGCCACGAGGAACTGCACCGCCGCACCGATGCCCTGGCTGCTGAAATGAAGATGCAGATCAACGTGACCCGGCAGGAAGTTTTTGACGCCATGCACACCATCTGA
- a CDS encoding exonuclease SbcCD subunit D: MRFAHLSDLHLGKRVCEFSMLEDQKYILEQILALLDAHPVDGVLLAGDLYDKPVPPAEAVRLLDWFLTQLAARGLPVFAISGNHDSADRVAFGAALLETSRVYVSPVFSGAPQPICLADEHGPVDVYLLPFLKPASVRHVWPDEPIESYNDALACVLRHCTPDPGHRSLLVAHQFVAGAAACESEEPSVGGLDCVDAALFDVFDYVALGHLHSPQKVGRDTLRYCGTPLKYSFSEAHQHKSITFVDLGEKGCVDISTAPLTPLHDLREVRGSYLELTDRRTYEGTATDDYLHITLTDEQDVPDALAKLRLIYPNLMRLDYDNRRTREDQQITAPERVENITPLQHLAAFYELQNNQPLTDEQAAFCQQLIEDIWKEGEDA; encoded by the coding sequence TTGCGTTTTGCGCATCTTTCCGACCTGCATCTGGGCAAGCGGGTGTGCGAGTTTTCCATGCTGGAGGACCAGAAATACATCCTGGAGCAGATCCTTGCCCTGCTGGATGCCCACCCTGTGGACGGGGTACTGCTGGCAGGCGACCTGTACGACAAGCCCGTTCCCCCGGCCGAGGCTGTGCGCCTGCTGGACTGGTTCCTCACCCAGCTGGCAGCCCGGGGCCTGCCGGTGTTTGCCATCAGCGGCAATCACGATTCCGCCGACCGTGTGGCCTTCGGCGCGGCTCTGCTGGAAACCAGCCGGGTATACGTCAGCCCGGTGTTCTCCGGTGCGCCGCAGCCCATCTGCCTTGCGGACGAGCATGGCCCGGTGGATGTGTACTTACTGCCCTTTCTGAAGCCCGCTTCCGTGCGGCATGTCTGGCCGGACGAGCCCATTGAGAGCTACAACGACGCCCTGGCCTGTGTGCTGCGGCACTGCACCCCGGACCCTGGCCACCGCAGCCTGCTGGTAGCCCACCAGTTCGTGGCCGGTGCCGCCGCCTGCGAGAGTGAAGAGCCTTCCGTGGGCGGGCTGGACTGCGTGGACGCGGCCCTGTTCGATGTCTTTGACTATGTGGCCCTGGGCCACCTGCACAGCCCCCAGAAGGTGGGCCGTGACACCCTGCGCTACTGCGGCACTCCGCTGAAGTATTCCTTCTCGGAAGCGCACCAGCATAAAAGCATCACCTTTGTGGACCTGGGCGAAAAAGGCTGCGTGGACATTTCCACCGCGCCCCTGACCCCGCTGCACGACCTGCGGGAGGTCCGGGGCAGCTATCTGGAACTGACCGACCGCCGCACCTACGAGGGCACCGCCACCGACGATTATCTGCACATCACCCTGACCGATGAGCAGGATGTGCCGGACGCACTGGCCAAGCTGCGGCTGATCTACCCCAACCTGATGCGGCTGGACTACGACAACCGCCGCACCCGCGAAGATCAGCAGATCACCGCGCCGGAGCGGGTGGAGAACATCACACCCTTGCAGCATCTTGCTGCCTTTTACGAACTGCAGAACAACCAGCCCCTGACCGATGAGCAGGCCGCGTTCTGCCAGCAGCTCATTGAGGACATCTGGAAGGAGGGGGAGGACGCATGA
- a CDS encoding RNHCP domain-containing protein codes for MNRENKRKTFEKGYYKTHACNEVFTCRNCGRIVVPEGAGSAHRNHCPNCLCSLHVDEEPGDRASDCGGLMEPVAVWVRKGGEWAIVHRCRRCGKLDSNRVAADDNPMKLMSIAMKPLCEPPFPLDRIREMTALMGGDGTME; via the coding sequence ATGAATCGTGAAAATAAACGCAAGACATTTGAAAAGGGTTATTATAAAACACACGCCTGCAACGAGGTGTTCACCTGCAGGAACTGCGGACGCATTGTGGTTCCCGAGGGGGCAGGCAGTGCCCACCGCAACCATTGCCCGAATTGCCTGTGTAGCCTGCACGTTGACGAGGAGCCCGGCGACAGGGCATCGGACTGCGGCGGACTGATGGAGCCCGTTGCGGTCTGGGTGCGGAAGGGCGGCGAGTGGGCCATTGTCCATCGCTGCCGCCGCTGCGGGAAGCTGGATTCCAACCGGGTCGCAGCCGATGATAACCCGATGAAACTGATGTCCATTGCAATGAAGCCTCTTTGTGAACCGCCGTTCCCTCTTGACCGTATCCGTGAGATGACGGCACTGATGGGCGGGGACGGAACGATGGAGTAA
- a CDS encoding stage II sporulation protein R has product MGKMLSRRQMQHLCICLALGLLLCSLCQAAAWGRTQLHTGDAVCADTLRLHIRAASDAVADQSAKLQVRDAVLACLDAACPAGNQTDARSWAARNLFTLQLAARHALARCGVNAPVQVQLVNMYFPARQYTGGCLPAGRYDAVRITIGSGSGQNWWCVLYPGLCRAACGGYALPEENDLVCGDYILRLRFVDWWNRHTASRTTRVLAG; this is encoded by the coding sequence ATGGGTAAGATGCTTTCCCGGCGGCAGATGCAGCACCTGTGCATCTGCCTTGCGCTCGGACTTTTGCTGTGCAGCCTGTGTCAGGCGGCGGCCTGGGGCCGCACCCAGCTGCACACCGGCGATGCGGTATGTGCCGATACCCTGCGGCTGCACATCCGCGCTGCCAGCGATGCCGTGGCCGACCAGAGCGCCAAGCTCCAGGTACGGGACGCCGTGCTGGCCTGTCTGGACGCTGCCTGTCCCGCCGGGAACCAGACCGACGCCCGCAGCTGGGCGGCCCGGAACCTGTTCACTTTGCAGCTCGCCGCCCGGCACGCGCTGGCCCGGTGCGGGGTGAATGCCCCGGTGCAGGTGCAGCTGGTCAACATGTACTTCCCGGCCCGGCAGTATACCGGCGGCTGCCTGCCCGCCGGGCGGTACGATGCGGTGCGCATCACCATCGGCTCCGGCAGCGGGCAGAACTGGTGGTGCGTGCTGTACCCCGGGCTGTGCCGTGCCGCCTGCGGCGGCTATGCCCTGCCGGAAGAAAACGATCTGGTGTGCGGGGACTACATCCTGCGCCTGCGCTTCGTGGACTGGTGGAACCGGCACACTGCTTCCCGCACCACCCGGGTGCTGGCCGGGTGA
- a CDS encoding PFL family protein codes for MSMFNTGDILETIEMFTQDNLDVRTVTMGISLLDCIDPDPKKACENIYNKITTKAANLVPAVEHISAEYGIPIINKRISVTPIAMLLGACPEADPVDFAKTLDAAGKKVGVNFVGGYSALVHKGFSAGDRRLIESIPRALAETDIVCSSVNIGATKAGLNMDAIKLMGEAVKKASELTADRQCIGAAKLVVFCNAPEDNPFMAGAFHGPGEPDCEIHVGVSGPGAVRAALARLPKDAPIDQVAELVKRTAFKITRVGQLVANLASKALGVPAGIIDLSLAPTPAIGDSVANILEEMGLETCGCCGTTACLALLNDAVKKGGVMASNHVGGLSGAFIPVSEDAGMIHAAEIGCLTIEKLEAMTAVCSVGIDMVIIPGDTTPAVISALIADEAAIGMVNSKTTAVRVIPAIGRKAGEVLDFGGLLGYGPIMPVNSHDPSVFINRGGRLPAPMQSLKN; via the coding sequence ATGAGTATGTTTAACACCGGTGATATTCTCGAGACCATCGAGATGTTCACCCAGGACAACCTGGACGTCCGCACGGTGACCATGGGCATCAGCCTGCTGGACTGCATCGACCCGGACCCCAAAAAGGCCTGCGAGAATATCTACAACAAAATCACCACCAAGGCTGCCAACCTGGTACCTGCCGTGGAGCACATCAGTGCCGAGTACGGCATCCCCATCATCAACAAGCGCATCAGCGTCACCCCCATTGCCATGCTGCTGGGTGCCTGCCCGGAGGCAGACCCGGTGGATTTTGCCAAGACCCTGGACGCTGCCGGCAAAAAGGTGGGCGTGAACTTTGTGGGCGGCTACAGTGCTCTGGTGCACAAGGGCTTTTCTGCCGGTGACCGCCGCCTGATCGAGTCCATTCCCCGTGCCCTGGCCGAGACCGACATCGTGTGCAGCTCTGTGAACATCGGTGCCACCAAGGCCGGCCTGAACATGGACGCCATCAAGCTCATGGGCGAGGCTGTCAAGAAGGCCAGTGAGCTGACTGCCGACCGTCAGTGCATCGGTGCTGCCAAGCTGGTGGTGTTCTGCAACGCCCCGGAGGACAACCCCTTCATGGCTGGTGCCTTCCACGGCCCCGGTGAGCCGGATTGCGAGATCCATGTAGGCGTTTCCGGCCCCGGTGCCGTGCGTGCCGCCCTGGCCCGCCTGCCCAAGGATGCTCCCATCGACCAGGTGGCCGAGCTGGTCAAGCGCACCGCCTTCAAGATCACCCGTGTGGGCCAGCTGGTGGCAAACCTTGCCTCCAAGGCCCTGGGTGTGCCTGCCGGCATCATCGACCTGTCGCTGGCTCCCACCCCGGCCATTGGCGACAGCGTAGCCAACATCCTGGAGGAGATGGGCCTGGAGACCTGCGGCTGCTGCGGCACCACCGCCTGCCTGGCCCTGCTGAACGATGCCGTGAAGAAGGGCGGCGTGATGGCCTCCAACCATGTGGGCGGCCTGTCCGGTGCCTTTATCCCGGTCAGTGAGGATGCCGGCATGATCCATGCCGCCGAGATCGGCTGCCTGACCATTGAAAAGCTGGAAGCCATGACCGCCGTCTGCTCGGTGGGCATCGACATGGTCATCATCCCCGGCGACACCACCCCCGCCGTGATCAGTGCCCTGATCGCCGACGAAGCCGCCATCGGCATGGTGAACAGCAAGACCACCGCCGTCCGTGTGATCCCTGCCATCGGCCGCAAAGCCGGCGAGGTGCTGGACTTCGGCGGCCTGCTGGGCTACGGCCCCATCATGCCGGTCAACAGCCACGACCCCTCGGTGTTCATCAACCGCGGCGGCCGCCTGCCGGCTCCCATGCAGTCGCTGAAGAACTAA
- a CDS encoding peptidoglycan-binding protein, translating into MAIPAYYSLLHRGSSGPDVALVQTWLNGVRDACTWYDPLKADGRFGLSTENAVKEFQLKNKMNVDGKVGANTWNVLYTRYTAKHGLNVPYPGIVLRSGASGGTVRLVQQKLNSLGERLNADGRYGAATAAAVQRFQRRNGLAADGSVGQATWEKLF; encoded by the coding sequence ATGGCGATCCCTGCTTATTATTCCCTGCTCCATCGGGGCTCCTCCGGCCCGGATGTGGCCCTGGTGCAGACCTGGCTCAACGGTGTCCGTGATGCCTGCACCTGGTATGACCCCCTGAAGGCGGACGGAAGGTTCGGTCTTTCCACCGAGAACGCCGTAAAGGAGTTCCAGCTGAAAAACAAAATGAACGTGGATGGCAAGGTGGGTGCCAACACCTGGAACGTGCTGTACACTCGGTACACCGCAAAGCACGGCCTGAACGTGCCCTACCCCGGCATCGTGCTGCGCAGCGGCGCATCCGGCGGGACGGTGCGGCTGGTGCAGCAGAAGCTCAACTCTCTGGGTGAGCGTCTGAACGCAGACGGCCGGTACGGAGCCGCCACCGCAGCCGCCGTGCAGCGGTTCCAGCGCCGCAACGGCCTTGCCGCCGACGGCAGCGTCGGTCAGGCCACCTGGGAAAAGCTGTTCTGA
- a CDS encoding DUF378 domain-containing protein: MQTFYKICLILMIVGGINWGLVGLFQFDFVGWLLGGSTSIWSRIVFTLVGLAALCGIPGLFTEETEE, encoded by the coding sequence GTGCAGACCTTTTATAAAATCTGCCTGATCCTGATGATCGTGGGCGGCATCAACTGGGGCCTTGTGGGCCTGTTCCAATTCGACTTTGTGGGCTGGCTGCTGGGCGGCAGCACCTCCATCTGGTCCCGTATCGTGTTCACACTGGTAGGTCTGGCGGCCCTGTGCGGCATCCCGGGGCTGTTCACCGAGGAAACCGAGGAATAA